DNA sequence from the Treponema sp. OMZ 838 genome:
AAGGTTAACTGAAAATGATTCATAATCCGGTATTTTTTCATGTTGATTTAGATGCTTTTTTTGCCTCGGTAGAACAGCTTGATAATCCGGCTTATCGCGGCAAGCCGGTTATTGTCGGCGGGCTTGGTAGGCGAGGTGTTGTTTCAACTGCTTCGTATGAAGCGCGGAAATTCGGTGTCCATTCTGCGATGCCGATAGCCCGTGCGCGTGCCTTGTGTCCGCAGGGGATCTTTATAAAAACACGAATGCAGCGTTACTATGAAAAATCGAAAGAGATTATGAGCATTTTTAAAAACTTTAGTCCCGATATACAGCAGCTTTCTGTCGATGAAGCGTTCCTCGATATGAGCGGTACTGAAAAAATATTCGGCGATACGACAACGGCAGCCCGGCTTTTAAAAACTACCATTTTTGAACAAACCGGTTTGCGCGTTTCCGTAGGAGCTGCTTCTAATAAGTACATTGCAAAAATTGCGTCGGGACAATCGAAGCCGGATGGTTTGCTGGTTATTCCGCCAGGCGGAGAAGGGGCGTTTATGCAGTCGCTGCGTTTAAGCGATGTATGGGGGATCGGCGGCAAAACGCGTGCGAGACTTGCGGAGGCCGGTCTGACGACTATTGCTGAAATTCTCAAACAGCAGGAATCCGTTTTACAGCTGATTATCGGGAATGCCGCCGGTACGTTTTTGTATCAAGCCGTCCGCGGAGATATGGCGCATGTTTTTAACGAAGAGCGGAAAAGTCATGCTATCAGTACGGAACGCACGTTTGAAACCGATCTTCATGAAAGAGACGAAATCTCCGATGTGCTGTTTCAGCTGAGTGCTGAGTTGATGTGCCGTATTCTTGATGAGCGTATTCAAAGCCGCACCGTACATATTAAAATACGGTATACGGATTTTACCACCATTTCGGCACAGCAGAGCGGGGCATTGATTAACGATTCTGCTGATTTATATGAGCGGGCACAAAAGCTGTTCTTTTCCCGTTTTGATACGGCGCTGTCCGTCCGGCTTATCGGGATTGGGGTGGATGTCGGCAGCGACAACAGTCAGTTGGAGCTTTTTGCTTCCGAAAAAGCGACAAAAAAACGTAAAATTGAAGAAGCGGTTTTGAATATTGCAAAGAAGAATAAAGATGTCAAAATTGTGCAAGCACGATTGCTCCCGCGGGGAGAATAGCGGAGTATAATGAGTTTATGGCTTGCTTCCGTACTTCGGGATTGTCTCTGCGGCAAGGGATGCGTCTGTATACGATTGTGCCGGCACTGTGTCTTTTATCGCTGTGGCTTTTGAGTTCGTAGTTTGTGCTGCTTTTACGTTTTCCTTTTGCACTGTTGTATTAGATGATATGACGGCGGAGGAATCAAGTTCCATAAGGTTATCTGTCCACACTTCGCATTGGTTCATAACAGTTTCCACTGCATCTTCTACCCCTGCTGGCGGGTAATCATATTTTTTTAAGAGTCTTTTGATAAGCATCCGCATGTGTGCCCGAGCACCTGCTTTCCGCGACCAATCGATGGTTTTATTTTTACGCAGTGTTTCGGTTAATGCCTTTGTCATTGCAATCAGCTCACCATTTTTATAAAAATCTTTGATTGCTTCAGGCTTCGTGAGAGCATCATAAAACGCGGATTCTTCGGCGCTCAAGCCTAGCTGTTTTCCTTCCTGTTCGGCTTCGGTGATTTGCCGTGCGAGTTTGAGCATCTCGGCTATGACTTCTTCGTTGGTAAGCATCCCGTTCAAATAGGCATTTACGGTCTGCTGCAGCATTTTGCTGAATTTTTCTGATTTTACAACATTGTACCTCTGATAGATATGTACTTGTTCCGCAAGCAGCCGCTTGAGCAGCTCGACGGCAAGGTTGCGCTCTTTCATATTCGCAATATCTTCTAAAAATCCCGGAGAAAAGAGGGAAAAAGCTTTTGAAATATCCGAAAAAAGATTGACTACACCGCTGCTTTTAATACTCTGCATTAAAAGCGCATTGATCTGAGCATTCAATTCAGGCAGTGAAAGCCGTTTGCCGCCACCGGTATAGCTTAATCTGACTAACAAAACACGTACCGCTTCAAAAAAAGCAGCTTCAAACCGTTGCGGTTCTACAGCAACGGAAGAACAGAGGGAGAGTGCTTGCCGGAGCAAGAATGCTTCTTTCAAAAAAGTGTCTTTTTGCTTTTCTTTTTCACGTGCCATAAGAAAGTTCACCGCACCGCTTATCGCCTTTGCCCGTTCCAGATCGGTACCGGTCATAAACATAGAGTAATCATAGCCATGTAAGAGGTCTTGGCAGATAGAAAGTTTTTCTAGGAAGGTAGGATAAGCAACGGAAAGAATATCAGTGTCGCCGTATTGTTTTTTATCGCGGCTGGTGTAGTCGTTCATTGCCTGTTTGAGCGCCCGTATAATCCCGATGTAATCGACTACGAGTCCTCCTTCTTTATCCTGAAAAACACGGTTGACACGGGCGATTGCCTGCATCAGATTATGCCCAGCCATCGGCTTGTATATATACATGGTAGCAAGAGACGGTACATCAAAACCGGTCAACCACATATCGACAACAATCGCAATCTTGAGCGGACTCGTGTTATCCTTAAATTTTGCAGCAAGTTCATCCCGTCGGTGTTTATTTCCAATAATACTCCGCCATGATTCATCGTCATCATTGGTAGAAGTCATAACGACAGCAACGGTTTCAGTCCATATAGGACGCAGCTCCAGCATTTTACGGTAAATCTTCATCGCAATAGGCCGGGAATAAGCGACAACCATCGCTTTACCGGTTAGAAGGCAGGCACGGTTACTTTCATAATGTTCAATAATATCGCGCACCAGCGAATCGATTGCTTCATCGCTGCCGAGCAATGCTTCCATTTTGGTAAGTTCGTGTTTACTTTTTTCAATGACGTATTCATCGGTTTGTTGCGCAGCCGCATCATATTCCGCATCGATGAGCTGCAAAGTTTCCTGATCTAGTTTGAGCTTGATGACGCGACTTTCATAATATACCGGCCGAGTTGCGCCGTCTTCAACTGCCTGCGTCATATCGTAAATATCGATGTAATCGCCAAACACTTCGCGAGTGCTGCGATCGGCAGCGGAGATCGGTGTTCCGGTAAAACCGATATAACTTGCATTCGGTAGACTGTTACGAATAATGCGTGCAGTACCGATTATCCGTTTGGCGATATCTTCACCTGCGTCGTTTTTGGCTATTTTTATTTTTTCGGTGAGGCCGTATTGTCCGCGGTGAGCTTCATCTGCCATCACAATGATATTCCGACGTTCCGACAGCGGTTCAGA
Encoded proteins:
- the dinB gene encoding DNA polymerase IV → MIHNPVFFHVDLDAFFASVEQLDNPAYRGKPVIVGGLGRRGVVSTASYEARKFGVHSAMPIARARALCPQGIFIKTRMQRYYEKSKEIMSIFKNFSPDIQQLSVDEAFLDMSGTEKIFGDTTTAARLLKTTIFEQTGLRVSVGAASNKYIAKIASGQSKPDGLLVIPPGGEGAFMQSLRLSDVWGIGGKTRARLAEAGLTTIAEILKQQESVLQLIIGNAAGTFLYQAVRGDMAHVFNEERKSHAISTERTFETDLHERDEISDVLFQLSAELMCRILDERIQSRTVHIKIRYTDFTTISAQQSGALINDSADLYERAQKLFFSRFDTALSVRLIGIGVDVGSDNSQLELFASEKATKKRKIEEAVLNIAKKNKDVKIVQARLLPRGE
- a CDS encoding type I restriction endonuclease subunit R, giving the protein MQNYTETDYEHSLIELFRDTLGYDYVYGPDVERDFHSPLFHTVLEDSLYRINADLPQEAIQEALSKLQHFENAELLQKNTLFMDYLQNGIEVQYFDQGQRRSAIVYLADYDNPARNSFIIANQWTYIENSTKRPDMLLFLNGLPIVLIELKSPSREETDASEAYRQIRNYMREVPSLFIYNAICVMSDQLTSKAGTITSGEDRFMEWKTKDGNYENTQYAQFDTFFEGMFKKERLLDIIKNFICFSDEGLESFKILAGYHQYFAVRKAILSTQKAVKTDGKAGVFWHTQGSGKSLSMVFYAHLLQAALESPTIVVITDRNDLDDQLYGQFAKCKSFLRQSPIQATSRQNLKQLLAGRQANGIFFTTMQKFEESSEPLSERRNIIVMADEAHRGQYGLTEKIKIAKNDAGEDIAKRIIGTARIIRNSLPNASYIGFTGTPISAADRSTREVFGDYIDIYDMTQAVEDGATRPVYYESRVIKLKLDQETLQLIDAEYDAAAQQTDEYVIEKSKHELTKMEALLGSDEAIDSLVRDIIEHYESNRACLLTGKAMVVAYSRPIAMKIYRKMLELRPIWTETVAVVMTSTNDDDESWRSIIGNKHRRDELAAKFKDNTSPLKIAIVVDMWLTGFDVPSLATMYIYKPMAGHNLMQAIARVNRVFQDKEGGLVVDYIGIIRALKQAMNDYTSRDKKQYGDTDILSVAYPTFLEKLSICQDLLHGYDYSMFMTGTDLERAKAISGAVNFLMAREKEKQKDTFLKEAFLLRQALSLCSSVAVEPQRFEAAFFEAVRVLLVRLSYTGGGKRLSLPELNAQINALLMQSIKSSGVVNLFSDISKAFSLFSPGFLEDIANMKERNLAVELLKRLLAEQVHIYQRYNVVKSEKFSKMLQQTVNAYLNGMLTNEEVIAEMLKLARQITEAEQEGKQLGLSAEESAFYDALTKPEAIKDFYKNGELIAMTKALTETLRKNKTIDWSRKAGARAHMRMLIKRLLKKYDYPPAGVEDAVETVMNQCEVWTDNLMELDSSAVISSNTTVQKENVKAAQTTNSKATAIKDTVPAQSYTDASLAAETIPKYGSKP